The following proteins are co-located in the Paralichthys olivaceus isolate ysfri-2021 chromosome 2, ASM2471397v2, whole genome shotgun sequence genome:
- the rbm15b gene encoding putative RNA-binding protein 15B — translation MKRQAGREASPSRAAAKRTRERERESARREELPPPPPLALLLAESRGYHRRSRSREREKPRQREERAAALELHHRHELSLLGRPPLRTTAAELPAARPGTLEYKTLLISNLGSQVSDEDVEDALFHEFKKFGDVSVKLSHTPELGRIAYVNFRHPEDAKEARHAKSSRLVLGDRQLKIEPMYVRRRSVTPPDVGYLPLHPPYRQRSLSPPGPAVSSIRDLRARHYALETLGLGRDRDRLLDYYGMLDERGRPYGLPMPVVEDLKPEDDQRATSNLFIGNLDGNVTEAELRRGFDKYGIIEDVVIKRPARGQGGAYAFVKFQNLDMAHRAKVAMQGRLIGGNPIKIGYGKANPTTRLWVGGIGPGNSLAALVREFDRFGSIRNIDYVKGDSFAYIQYESLDAAQAACSQMRGFPLGGPERRLRVDFAKVEESPSRPFPPGYQPPVALPSSYDLLGEAFSRHRSLERELRGARDRSSPPSHSALSQRERDRAVLERDYPASPTRSLERRAGGVEAFGRSGRGARSRSRSRERWLKEKEERRNRRRSRSRSLSTDRQVGEKEKEKERGRSRVRGPDGVVSPDASPDRARVRAPDSTTEPRDHSPDSGAGGRHAAVNEEDPPSGRHHGKRSSSVHLNNHHHRNSEVIAASSPAAHTDTHTSSSPSTLSEFAQASLSKSWHGFFALKNSSFPTELYLLEGGPAFFSAVMKETLKQQSQNQPSQLKIAQRLRMDQTRLDEVSRRIKLGRPDGFAILLALQGPVDRQAPAPEPGLQVRLLRHLVTYLRNKEAAGVVSLPAAKEGGSGAMLYAFPPGEFSQQYLQAAKRTVGNLDEEHMVIVIVTDTN, via the coding sequence ATGAAGCGGCAGGCCGGGAGGGAGGCGAGTCCGTCCAGGGCCGCGGCGAAACGGACCcgggagagggagcgagagagcgCCCGGAGAGAGgagctgccgccgccgccgccgctggcTCTGCTGCTCGCGGAGAGCCGGGGATACCACCGCCGCAGCCGGAGCAGGGAGCGGGAGAAGCCGCGGCAGAGGGAAGAGCGAGCGGCCGCTCTGGAGCTCCACCACCGACACGAGCTCAGCCTCCTCGGCCGCCCGCCGCTCCGCACCACGGCGGCGGAGCTGCCCGCAGCCAGGCCGGGGACCCTGGAGTACAAGACGCTGCTCATCAGTAACCTGGGCTCGCAGGTGTCGGACGAGGACGTGGAGGACGCGCTGTTCCACGAGTTCAAAAAGTTCGGGGACGTCAGCGTGAAGCTGTCGCACACGCCGGAGCTGGGCCGGATCGCATATGTTAATTTCCGGCACCCGGAGGACGCCAAGGAGGCCCGGCACGCCAAGTCCTCCAGACTGGTGCTGGGGGACCGGCAGCTGAAGATCGAACCCATGTACGTCAGGAGGCGGAGTGTGACGCCGCCGGACGTCGGTTATCTACCGCTGCACCCGCCGTACAGACAGCGGTCCCTGTCCCCGCCGGGCCCCGCGGTCAGCAGCATCAGGGACCTGAGAGCCAGACACTACGCCCTGGAGACGCTGGGCCTGGGCAGGGACCGGGACAGGCTGCTGGACTACTACGGGATGTTGGATGAGAGGGGGCGACCCTACGGCCTCCCGATGCCTGTGGTGGAGGATCTAAAACCCGAGGACGACCAGAGGGCGACCAGCAACCTGTTCATCGGAAACCTGGACGGTAACGTCACCGAGGCGGAGCTGAGGAGGGGGTTCGACAAGTACGGAATCATCGAGGACGTGGTGATCAAACGTCCGGCCCGTGGACAGGGCGGAGCCTACGCTTTTGTCAAGTTTCAGAACCTGGACATGGCCCATCGAGCCAAAGTGGCCATGCAGGGCCGGCTGATCGGGGGAAACCCCATTAAGATCGGTTATGGCAAAGCTAACCCCACCACTCGACTCTGGGTCGGCGGCATTGGTCCTGGAAACTCCCTCGCTGCTCTGGTTCGGGAGTTCGATCGGTTTGGAAGCATCAGGAACATCGACTACGTCAAAGGGGACAGTTTCGCTTACATCCAGTATGAAAGTCTGGACGCTGCTCAGGCCGCCTGCTCCCAGATGAGGGGTTTTCCTTTGGGCGGCCCTGAGCGGCGTCTGAGGGTGGACTTTGCTAAAGTTGAGGAAAGCCCGTCTCGACCGTTTCCCCCTGGCTATCAGCCCCCTGTGGCGCTGCCCTCCAGCTACGACCTCCTCGGAGAGGCCTTCAGCCGCCACCGCAGCCTGGAGCGAGAGCTGAGGGGCGCCAGGGACCGCTCGTCACCGCCCTCCCACAGCGCCCTGtcccagagggagagagacagagccgTGCTGGAGAGAGACTACCCCGCCAGCCCGACCCGCAGCCTGGAGCGGAGAGCGGGGGGCGTGGAAGCCTTTGGGAGGAGCGGGAGAGGAGCGAGGAGccgcagcaggagcagagagcgatggctgaaggagaaggaggagaggaggaaccGGAGGAGGAGTCGGAGCAGGAGTCTGTCCACTGATAGGCAGGTGggggaaaaggaaaaggagaaggaAAGGGGACGGTCGAGGGTTCGAGGTCCAGATGGCGTCGTCTCTCCAGATGCGAGTCCAGATCGAGCTCGGGTCCGAGCCCCTGACTCCACCACAGAGCCAAGAGATCACTCCCCCGACAGCGGCGCAGGAGGACGCCACGCTGCCGTTAACGAAGAGGATCCACCGTCTGGTCGCCACCACGGCAAAAGGTCGTCCAGCGTGCACCTCAACAACCATCACCATCGAAACAGCGAGGTCATCGCCGCCAGCTCTCCCGCCGCCCACACGGACAcgcacacctcctcctctccgagCACGCTGTCCGAGTTCGCCCAGGCCTCTCTCTCCAAGTCGTGGCATGGCTTCTTCGCCCTGAAGAACAGCAGCTTCCCCACGGAGCTGTACCTGCTGGAGGGCGGGCCGGCGTTCTTCAGCGCGGTGATGAAGGAGACCCTGAAGCAGCAGAGCCAGAACCAGCCCAGCCAGCTGAAGATCGCCCAGCGGCTCCGCATGGACCAGACCCGGCTGGACGAGGTGTCGCGCCGCATCAAACTGGGGCGTCCCGACGGGTTCGCCATCCTGCTGGCCCTCCAGGGCCCCGTCGACCGCCAGGCCCCGGCCCCTGAGCCGGGACTGCAGGTGCGCCTGCTCCGCCACCTGGTGACCTACCTGCGGAACAAGGAGGCGGCCGGAGTCGTGAGCCTCCCCGCCGCGAAGGAGGGGGGGTCTGGGGCGATGCTGTACGCCTTCCCCCCCGGAGAGTTCTCCCAGCAGTACCTGCAGGCTGCCAAGAGGACTGTGGGTAATCTAGACGAGGAGCACATGGTGATTGTGATCGTCACTGACACTAATTga
- the manf gene encoding mesencephalic astrocyte-derived neurotrophic factor has protein sequence MFSLRPIRAELVDDYGSDRTFGPMRCRSSVTWTRKPRSEPSHFTGVRGESVAAEDAQQRTVLSSAAGRNTRPPGADMLALSGLSVALALALVPGPAAALKEGECEVCLTFLGKFYQSLNDNDVKFNSADIEKAIVKTCKDAKGKENRFCYYIGATADAATKMINEVSKPLSHHVPVEKICEKLKKKDSQICELKYDKQLDLTTVDLKKLKVKDLKKILEEWGESCKGCAEKSDFIRKITELMPKYAPAAAKARTEL, from the exons ATGTTCTCTCTccgtccaatcagagcagagctcGTGGACGACTACGGAAGCGATCGCACATTTGGACCAATGAGGTGCAGGAGTAGTGTGACGTGGACCAGGAAGCCCCGTTCGGAACCGTCGCACTTTACCGGTGTCCGTGGTGAATCTGTGGCGGCTGAAGACGCTCAGCAGCGGACTGTCCTCTCCTCAGCGGCCGGTAGAAACACGCGTCCTCCGGGTGCGGACATGTTGGCTCTCAGCGGGCTGTCGGTGGCTCTCGCCCTCGCGCTGGTTCCGGGTCCCGCCGCAGCTCTGAAGGAAGGAGAGTGTGAAG TGTGCCTCACCTTCCTCGGGAAGTTTTACCAGTCGCTCAACGACAACGATGTGAAGTTCAACAGCGCAGACATCGAGAAGGCGATCGTAAAAACCTGCAAGGATGCGAAAGGCAAAGAAAACCGCTTC TGTTACTACATCGGTGCAACAGCTGACGCAGCCACCAAGATGATCAATGAAGTTTCCAAACCGCTCAGCCACCATGTCCCAGTGGAGAAGATCTGTGAGAagctgaagaagaaggacaGCCAGATCTGTGAACTGAAATATG ACAAACAGCTGGACCTCACCACGGTGGACCTGAAGAAGCTCAAAGTGAAGGATCTGAAGAAGATCCTGGAGGAGTGGGGCGAGTCCTGTAAAGGATGCGCAGAAAAATCCGACTTCATCCGCAAAATCACAGAGCTCATGCCCAAGTACGCCCCAGCAGCCGCCAAGGCACGGACAGAACtgtaa